The Triticum aestivum cultivar Chinese Spring chromosome 7B, IWGSC CS RefSeq v2.1, whole genome shotgun sequence genome window below encodes:
- the LOC123161425 gene encoding SEC12-like protein 2, translating into MAPRAGGQTYGFPIYCASWLPLAHTIKPSPSADDVVDADASPELSSPPPPPMVALGGGGGEGRSGVPNALVVAALDPAAAGAPPALSPEPVFRLGTEERVPYRMAVHPRGDGLLCAFPDGCRLVRWESPEGEDRHSLVLISDQEALVKLKDVGLQLAVAFSGEGSLLATGGEDGHLRVFKWPGMETIIEDPDAKTSVKDLSFSSDEKFLVVNRSSGPSRVWDLKSSEAVANLPREQGEIFGFCRFSTKSDNSQILFVTAMQGDYGKIISWNTTSWTRIGSKKVTRDAISAFSVSPDGTLLAIGTIEGTISVLGSRDMRVVVTVKKAHLGIVTTLAFSQDSRALLSTSFDSTARVTSTESPKSDGISLWSMVLAIILAILAYYYMQHKEDLLAMLPQ; encoded by the exons ATGGCGCCGCGCGCCGGCGGTCAGACCTACGGCTTCCCCATCTACTGCGCCTCCTGGCTCCCACTCGCACACACCATCAAGCCCTCTCCATCCGCCGACGACGTCGTGGATGCGGACGCGTCCCCGGAGCTGTCCTCCCCACCTCCGCCCCCCATGGTGGCCCttggcggaggcggaggcgagggCCGGAGCGGCGTGCCCAACGCGCTggtcgtcgccgccctcgaccccgCCGCTGCAGGGGCGCCTCCAGCGCTCTCCCCCGAGCCG GTGTTTAGGCTGGGGACAGAGGAGCGGGTGCCATACAGGATGGCCGTACACCCCCGCGGCGATGGCCTCCTCTGCGCCTTCCCCGACGGCTGCAG GTTGGTGCGGTGGGAATCACCAGAAGGAGAAGATCGACATAGCCTAGTTTTGATATCTGACCAGGAGGCTTTAGTGAAGCTAAAGGATGTTGGTTTACAGTTGGCTGTGGCATTCAGTGGAGAGGGTTCACTACTTGCCACTGGTGGTGAG GATGGACATTTGAGGGTCTTCAAATGGCCTGGCATGGAAACCATTATTGAAGATCCTGATGCTAAAACATCTGTTAAGGATCTTAGTTTCAG TTCCGATGAGAAGTTTCTAGTTGTGAACAGGAGCAGTGGCCCATCTAGAGTGTGGGATTTAAAGTCATCTGAAGCTGTGGCTAATCTGCCAAGAGAACAA GGAGAAATATTTGGCTTCTGCCGATTTTCTACTAAGTCTGACAATAGTCAGATTCTCTTTGTTACAGCAATGCAAG GTGATTACGGGAAAATAATATCTTGGAATACCACCTCATGGACAAGAATTGGATCAAAGAAAGTAACTCGTGACGCGATTTCAGCCTTTTCAGTCTCGCCTGATGGTACACTTCTAGCAAT TGGAACTATTGAGGGAACCATCAGTGTTCTAGGTTCAAGAGACATGCGAGTGGTTGTAACAGTTAAAAAGGCGCATCTTGGCATTGTTACTACATTAGCTTTTTCTCAAGATTCAAG GGCCTTGCTGTCGACTTCCTTTGACTCAACCGCAAGGGTGACATCGACTGAATCACCCAAGAGCGATG GTATAAGCCTCTGGTCCATGGTACTAGCTATTATACTCGCAATTTTGGCATATTACTATATGCAGCACAAAGAAGATCTCTTAGCAATGTTGCCACAATGA